The sequence CACGTACGCGAACAACACGTTCGCCTTCGTGATCTCCCAGAGCATGTAGGGGACGAAGACGAGCCCACGTCCGAAGACCCGCAAGACTGGCCCGAGATGGGGCGTCGTCTCGAAGGCGACGTTTCGCAACAGGGCGGCAGCGATGATCGCCGTGACGACCCCCGAAGCCAGCGCGAACGTGTAGGTCGGACCACCGAGTGCAACGTAGAACACGAAGGCGACGACGCCAATCACGCCGGCGCGGACGAGTTCGCCCGCCGTCAGCCCTCGGTCGTCGTCGACCGGCGCTTCCTCGATGTCGATGTCGATGTCGGCGACCATCGACTCGAGCGATTGCAAGGTCGGTGCCGTCGCGTCGAACGAGTAGTTCGGGTCGAGAACCACCCTGTCGAGGTCGTGAGCACGTCCGTACTCGAGGTAGCGTTCGACGTGTTCCGCCGGGGTCGCGAGGTATCGATCGGTACCGATGATCGCCGTGGTGATCGAGGCGTCGTCGGCTGCGGCCTCACGCGCCCGGCGTTCCGCTCGCTCGACGACGTCCCGATCGCGAGCTGGTGGATCGCCGACGTGGTGGCCGGAGACGGTTCGAACCAGGTGGATCGGACACCCACCAGTTTCTCGCGAGCGCGCGACCGCATGTGAGACCGTCTCCTCGAGCGTCTGGGTCGGTGCGACCGGTACCAGGATTCCGCCCCCGTCGTCGGTCATGTTGGCCACCTCCGTATCGGCGTGCCGCTGGCGGCGTCCGGGCGTCGGACTCGAGAACAGAAATCCGCCGACGCCGGCGCTCGGCCCGCCAGGGACACCCCGTGGAGTGGCCGTCGTGTGATACTCATGTCTCTCGTCTCGTTAGTCGACCCATGCGGGACCCGTAGGAAAACTATTTCGTTATCCGCCAGACGGCCCGGAGATTCGGTATAATGCCTCGTATCTATCGTGTTCGTTCCCGTTCGTTTTGCATTTTCTGACTCGGGACAACATTCGTCCGGATACGTATCTGGCCGCGACTGAATCAGCCGCGAACTGGGTGACACAGCCTCGATTCGGCGACGAGACGTTTATCCGGACCACAAGTTTTACAACCTAGCTTTCAGAAGAGAAAGCTGAGTTTATGAGTCAGCAAGAGACAGTTTCGGATCGCTTCGCACTCGCACGAGAGCACGTGACGCCGCTGCAGGCTGCCAGCGGGCTCGCCTTCGGCGCAGCCATCGCGTTCGCGCTGGTGTTCGTTCAGGAACCGCTCGTTCACGATGCGATGCACAATTTCCGCCACGCAGCGGGGATCGCCTGTCACTGACGATGATCGCGGACTACCTCCAGCGCGGCGTCTTCTCGGGAATCGTCGCCGGACTGGCCTACGGCCTCTATATGGTGTACGTGGGCAACCCGTTCAGCCAGTATCTCCACGACGTCGGGCACGACCACGGACACGACGACGGCCACGGCGACGACCACGGACACGACGACGGCCACGGACACGACGACGGCCACGGACACGACGACGGCCACGGACACGACGACGGCCACGGACACGACGACGGCCACGGACACGACGACGGCCACGGCGACGACCACGGTCACGCCCACAGTGACGATCACGGCGCCATCGATCACGCTCACGGCCACGACCACAGCCACGCCGTCTCCGAGACGACGAATTTTATCGTCAGCGCCGGCAGCGGCGTCCTCTGGGCGATCCTGCTCGGCGGCATCTTCGCCATCGCGCTGTACCTCCTCGAGCCCGCTCTGCCCGGCCGGGACGGCGTCAAATCCTACGTGCTCGCCGGCGCGGGCTTCTTTTCGGTCTCGGCCGTTCCGTGGCTGGTGCTTCCGCCAGCCGCACCGGGTGCCGAAAACACGCTCGGGATCGACGCGCGACTCGGGATCTACGTCGGTCTCGTCGCCCTCGGAGTCGTCGTCTCTGCGCTCGCGATCACGGCGTTCAAGCGACTCTCGAGTCGTCACCTCGGCCTCGGATTGCTCGGCGGGGCCGTCCCGATCCTCGCCGTCGTGATCGTGCTTCCGCTCGCGACACCGACCATCGTCTCCCACCCCGACCTCTCGAGTGAGGTCGTCACCGTCTACCAGGCGACTGCGGCGTTCAGTCAGGCCGGCATCTGGCTCCTGATCGCCGGCTCGTTCAACTGGTTCCAGCGCCGCGCCGGGCTGTTCGAGTCGAGGACCGACCGCGAGGAGTTACTTGCGAGTCCGTAAACAAATGACCGAGATCACGAGACAGACGTCATGAAGGACCGAACCGACCAGCAACGAGAGCGACTCGAGGCGTTCGTCTTCGTCTGTACGAACGAGCGCGACTCGGAGTACGCCTGCTGTGGCGACGTCGGTGCCGACGAGACCCTCGCGGCGATCAAAGACTGGCTCCGGGAGCGCAACGCCTTCTGGTCGCCGGTCGGCGTCTCGACGACCGGGTGTCTCGGCCTCTGCAGTGAGGGCGGGACCGCGATCACGATCCAACCGGAGGACGTGTGGTACTCCGACATCACTCCCGAGGAGGTTCCCGACCTGCTCGCCGAGGCGTTCGGCCCGGACGCCGATCGGATCGCCACGACGCGATCGACACCCTGACTGCAGTAGCCGAGGGGCGGACGATTTTTGTCCCCTCCCCGTCGACGAGACCGCGGACGACACCGGTGACGTGACTCTCGAGGTGGTCGAATCGTTCCCGACGACCGAGGGGCCAAACGGCGAGAAGGTGCAGAAAACCGAACTGCGAAATCGGGTCGTCGATCGCTTCTGACGACCGAGACCCGCTGCAGTCAGTGCTGTTCGTCGTAGCTGAGTGCTGTGTCGCCGCTCTCGGTATCGGGAACCTGAAGCCCACCACCCGCACGCGCACTGAGTTCTCGCTGTGGATACGGGATACCGATTTCCTCCCGGTCGTACGCCGCTTTGAGTTCGTGGATCACCGACTGGATCGTCGTCCACTTCCGGTGGGCGTTTGGCTGGCGAATCCAGAACCGACACTCGAGTGTGATCGCCGAGTCGCCGAACGTCGTGGGGATGACCTTCGGTCTGGGCGCCGGGGAGACGTCGTCGACCGACTCCATCGCCTCGATGGCGACCTCCTCTGCGTGTTCGAGGTCCGTCTCGTAGTCGACGCCAACCTCGAGGGTGAGCCGGAGCCGGTCACGCTTGCTCCGGTTGACGACGGTCGCACTCGAGACCTCGTCGTTCGGCAGGACGATCGTCTCGCCGTCGAAACTGCGGAGTCGCGTGTTGATGATAGTGATG is a genomic window of Natrarchaeobaculum aegyptiacum containing:
- a CDS encoding CbtB domain-containing protein, which gives rise to MSQQETVSDRFALAREHVTPLQAASGLAFGAAIAFALVFVQEPLVHDAMHNFRHAAGIACH
- a CDS encoding CbtA family protein; amino-acid sequence: MIADYLQRGVFSGIVAGLAYGLYMVYVGNPFSQYLHDVGHDHGHDDGHGDDHGHDDGHGHDDGHGHDDGHGHDDGHGHDDGHGHDDGHGDDHGHAHSDDHGAIDHAHGHDHSHAVSETTNFIVSAGSGVLWAILLGGIFAIALYLLEPALPGRDGVKSYVLAGAGFFSVSAVPWLVLPPAAPGAENTLGIDARLGIYVGLVALGVVVSALAITAFKRLSSRHLGLGLLGGAVPILAVVIVLPLATPTIVSHPDLSSEVVTVYQATAAFSQAGIWLLIAGSFNWFQRRAGLFESRTDREELLASP
- a CDS encoding (2Fe-2S) ferredoxin domain-containing protein; this translates as MKDRTDQQRERLEAFVFVCTNERDSEYACCGDVGADETLAAIKDWLRERNAFWSPVGVSTTGCLGLCSEGGTAITIQPEDVWYSDITPEEVPDLLAEAFGPDADRIATTRSTP
- a CDS encoding monovalent cation/H+ antiporter subunit E, which translates into the protein MTDDGGGILVPVAPTQTLEETVSHAVARSRETGGCPIHLVRTVSGHHVGDPPARDRDVVERAERRAREAAADDASITTAIIGTDRYLATPAEHVERYLEYGRAHDLDRVVLDPNYSFDATAPTLQSLESMVADIDIDIEEAPVDDDRGLTAGELVRAGVIGVVAFVFYVALGGPTYTFALASGVVTAIIAAALLRNVAFETTPHLGPVLRVFGRGLVFVPYMLWEITKANVLFAYVVLHPSLPIDPRLDSVEAAVGSGLSVTSFANSITLTPGTLTVDADGHHLLVHSLNASAQEDLFEGVHERAVRFLFYGRDALSLDGPAARGDVTPLVGPDAEPSSAVATDGGIEAAADDESASDATDSSEPAGNPAEVSDD